From Choristoneura fumiferana chromosome 7, NRCan_CFum_1, whole genome shotgun sequence, the proteins below share one genomic window:
- the LOC141429466 gene encoding uncharacterized protein: MDRVTFLLNGEPQSVGREVSSDVTLLDYLRVGSELRGSKYMCREGGCGACVVAAARAGDALVAVNSCLVSVTSCEGWEVSTIEGVGSRHAGYHPLQKTLAKHNGTQCGYCSPGWVMTMYSLLQGKKKLTMLEIEQSLAGNICRCTGYRPILDAFKTFASDAPKPNSLQDIEDLNICKKNGKACHKVKSGSDWCIVEEQDIKAPQNLEIELKDGKSWFKVNIINDLFKVLQGKGDDSYMLVAGNTAKGVYPIDEYPRILIDISSVDELKGYKIDQNLILGAGSTLTETIDIFESVASSEDYFWYLENLREHLFLVAHPSVRNLGSIAGNLMTKHQHNDFQSDIFVLFETVGAFLTILDHSGNRTTVTPEEFLKIDMRSKIILNILLPPLGRDYKFVSFKIMHRAQNSRAIVNVGFLYKLSDSNNVIEARIVYGGLSAKFVHAEKTETFLVGKKLFTNKNLQAAIKVMEQELVVEANPPEPSVEYRKNLAINLFYKGLLSLCPKSIVTPRLASGGITLSKTRPVSKAHQQYTTYPALYPLNKPTEKVEALIQCAGEAPYTEDLPSFHREVFGAFVLTTVPLGDIVDIDASDALKKPGVIAFYSAKDIPGDNSFTPVGGFAFLADEELFCNAQVKYNGQVVGIIAAETRHLAEIAAKLVHVKYKNVRKPVIDIKEAKKDPNRTKIAKEINGGSKGKDLFKIIKGQQTIYSQYHLCMETLVCVTKPTEEGMEVHSATQYMDGVQVMISRALKIPQHKIDVYTRRVGGSYGEKISRGIQVAVACALVTQKLDRPCRILLPLTTHMKAVGKRLPCCTDYEAAVDISGKVQYCIEKQYMDNGYVVDEPLFLATLDVYNNCYDKLRWSYRVYSVTTDTASNTWCRSPGSLEAIAAVEFIMERIAYELSLDPLEVRLRNLDLLYSSELREMVQRVKNEAQYADRRVSVDKYNQENRWKKRGLRFCLLRWQPFSPIYLDVTMSVYNDDGTVAITHGGIEMGQGINTKAVQIAAFYLGIPAEKIQIKGNNTVIAPNGLISGGSITSTNIGVGIRRCCEQLLLRLAPFKAALLNASWETIVKAAYTAGIDLQTHGFVSYLDLQKADVFGVTLAEVEVDVLTGEWEVLRVDILEDAGLSTSPDIDVGQVEGAFIMGLGYWTCEHLVYNPESGELLTDRTWTYHVPQARDIPQDFRVYFRNNSYSDPRVLGAKAIGEPPLCMSVAVPFAMREAIVAARLDAGLPADQWFQIDGPYTREAIQLATATKYSEFKFS, from the exons ATGGACCGCGTTACCTTTCTGCTCAACGGGGAACCCCAATCAG TGGGGCGCGAAGTGAGCTCCGATGTGACGCTGTTGGACTACCTGCGCGTGGGCAGCGAGCTGCGCGGCAGCAAGTACATGTGCCGCGAGGGCGGCTGCGGCGCCTGCGTcgtcgccgccgcgcgcgcaggGGACGCGCTCGTAGCCGTCAACTCG TGTCTGGTGTCGGTGACGTCGTGCGAGGGCTGGGAGGTGTCCACGATAGAGGGCGTCGGCAGCCGGCACGCGGGCTACCACCCGCTGCAGAAGACGCTCGCCAAACACAACGGCACCCAGTGCGGGTACTGCTCGCCCGGGTGGGTCATGACCATGTACAG CCTCCTGCAAGGCAAAAAGAAGCTTACGATGTTGGAAATAGAACAATCTTTGGCGGGCAATATATGTCGATGCACTGGTTACCGACCCATATTGGACGCTTTCAAGACATTTGCGAGCGATGCACCTAAGCCCAACAGTCTACAAGACATCGAAGACCTTAacatttgcaagaaaaatgggAAAGCATGTCACAAAGTCAAAAGTGGTAGTGACTGGTGCATAGTTGAAGAGCAAGATATAAAAGCGCCGCAAAATTTAGAAATAGAACTGAAAGACGGGAAGTCTTGGTTTAAAGTGAACATAATCAACGATCTTTTCAAAGTTTTGCAGGGCAAAGGCGATGATAGCTATATGCTTGTAGCTGGGAATACAGCCAAAG GAGTTTATCCAATTGATGAATATCCTCGAATCCTGATAGACATCAGCAGTGTGGACGAACTCAAAGGTTACAAGATCGACCAAAACTTGATACTCGGTGCAGGCTCAACGCTGACCGAAACAATAGACATATTTGAATCTGTTGCGAGCTCTGAAGATTATTTCTGGTACTTGGAAAACTTACGAGAACACCTGTTTTTAGTCGCTCATCCTTCTGTCAGAAAC TTGGGCTCAATTGCCGGTAATCTGATGACCAAGCATCAACACAACGATTTTCAATCAGATATATTTGTTCTGTTTGAAACCGTCGGTGCATTTCTAACAATAC tggATCATTCTGGAAATCGAACAACAGTAACCCCAGAAGAGTTTCTCAAGATTGACATGAGGAGTAAAATTATTCTGAACATTCTTCTCCCTCCACTGGGTCGTGATTATAAATTCGTTTCGTTTAAG ATAATGCATCGTGCTCAAAATTCTCGCGCAATAGTAAACGTCGGCTTCCTCTACAAATTGTCGGATAGTAATAATGTGATCGAGGCGCGCATTGTGTATGGAGGTTTATCAGCCAAGTTCGTGCACGCAGAAAAAACCGAAACGTTCCTAGTCGGGAAGAAACTCTTCACTAATAAAAACTTACAAGCAGCCATCAAGGTGATGGAACAAGAGTTGGTGGTTGAAGCGAACCCACCAGAACCATCGGTGGAGTATAGGAAAAACCTTGCCATTAACCTTTTCTACAAA GGTCTTTTATCTCTATGTCCAAAGAGCATCGTGACCCCACGTTTAGCTTCAGGCGGGATCACTCTGAGTAAAACAAGGCCTGTCTCAAAGGCGCACCAACAGTATACCACTTACCCAGCTCTCTATCCGCTAAACAAACCCACTGAAAAAGTTGAAGCGTTG aTCCAGTGCGCGGGAGAGGCGCCCTACACGGAGGATCTGCCAAGTTTTCATCGTGAAGTTTTTGGTGCGTTTGTGCTCACTACTGTACCACTTGGAGACATTGTCGACATCGACGCCAGCGATGCTCTT AAAAAACCTGGCGTGATAGCATTTTATTCAGCCAAAGACATTCCGGGCGATAATTCCTTTACCCCAGTAGGTGGTTTTGCCTTTCTCGCTGATGAAGAGTTGTTCTGCAATGCTCAAGTAAAATACAACGGCCAAGTTGTTGGAATAATAGCAGCAGAAACAAGGCACCTCGCGGAAATCGCCGCTAAACTAGTACATGTGAAATATAAAAACGTCAGAAAACCAGTGATTGATATTAAAGAAGCAAAAAAAGATCCGAATAGGACTAAAATAGCTAAAGAAATTAATGGTGGTAGCAAGGGTAaagatttgtttaaaataataaagggTCAGCAAACGATTTACTCGCAGTACCATTTATGTATGGAAACACTGGTTTGTGTGACGAAGCCGACAGAAGAAGGTATGGAGGTGCATTCTGCCACCCAGTACATGGATGGAGTACAAGTTATGATATCGCGAGCACTCAAAATCCCACAACACAA AATTGACGTGTACACGCGACGAGTAGGTGGTTCTTACGGGGAGAAAATTTCGCGTGGGATACAAGTGGCAGTAGCATGTGCTCTGGTGACGCAGAAGTTGGACCGGCCCTGCAGGATCCTGCTGCCGTTGACGACCCACATGAAAGCAGTGGGGAAAAGACTGCCGTGCTGTACGGACTACGAG GCAGCAGTTGACATCTCCGGAAAAGTTCAATATTGTATTGAAAAACAGTACATGGACAATGGTTATGTGGTAGACGAGCCTCTATTCCTTGCCACATTAGACGTGTACAACAATTGCTATGACAAACTGCGTTGGAGCTACCGAGTGTACAGTGTGACCACCGACACAGCGAGTAACACGTGGTGTCGCTCACCTG gatCTCTTGAAGCGATTGCTGCTGTAGAATTCATCATGGAACGCATTGCTTATGAATTATCTTTGGATCCACTGGAAGTCAGACTACGAAATTTAGATCTTTTATATAGCTCCGAGCTCCGAGAAATGGTACAAAGAGTGAAGAACGAAGCACAGTATGCAGACAGGAGAGTATCAGTTGACAAGTATAATCAAGAGAACAGGTGGAAGAAGCGCGGCTTACGATTTTGTTTACTTCGCTGGCAACCATTTAGCCCGATATATTTGGACGTAACAATGTCCGTCTATAACGATGACGGGACCGTCGCTATAACCCACGGTGGCATTGAAATGGGCCAAGGCATCAATACCAAAGCTGTTCAGATTGCTGCATTCTATCTTGGAATACCGGCAgagaaaatacaaattaaaggCAATAATACAGTAATAGCTCCCAATGGCTTAATATCCGGCGGCAGTATAACATCAACCAATATAGGTGTAGGTATTCGGCGCTGCTGTGAACAACTGTTGTTGCGATTAGCACCGTTTAAAGCTGCTCTGTTGAACGCCAGTTGGGAGACGATTGTAAAGGCTGCGTATACAGCAGGTATAGATCTACAGACGCACGGGTTTGTGTCTTATCTGGATTTACAGAAGGCGGACGTTTTTGGTGTAACACTGGCCGAGGTGGAGGTCGATGTATTGACCGGAGAGTGGGAGGTGTTGCGAGTCGACATACTCGAAGATGCTGGCTTGAGTACTAGCCCAGATATTGATGTTGGTCAA